The following are from one region of the Stanieria sp. NIES-3757 genome:
- a CDS encoding iron-sulfur cluster binding protein, protein MSQNLNSEDIKSAAKSFGFHKVGIATINNNYQDDAVAHLQTWLALGYHADLSWMANPKRKNIAACMPEVRSVICVALNYYTPHQHSNHPEVAKISRYGWGRDYHKIMEKKLKALNNWLTAQQEGIKTRYYADTGPIQDKVWAQRAGIGWIAKNGNVITRDYGSWVFLGEILTNLELTPDRPHTQHCGTCTRCLDACPTKAITKPFVVDANRCIAYHTIENRAEQLPDAIAANLQGWVAGCDICQDVCPWNQRFAQETDVEDFQPYPENLNPKLTELAEISEPEWNRRFRASALRRIKLPMLQRNALANLKSKKE, encoded by the coding sequence ATGTCACAAAACCTTAACAGTGAAGATATAAAATCGGCAGCTAAGTCTTTTGGTTTTCATAAAGTTGGAATTGCTACCATCAACAACAACTATCAAGATGATGCAGTTGCCCATCTTCAAACGTGGTTAGCTTTGGGATATCATGCAGATTTAAGTTGGATGGCAAACCCGAAACGGAAAAATATTGCTGCTTGTATGCCTGAAGTACGTTCTGTTATCTGTGTTGCACTTAATTATTATACGCCTCATCAACATTCTAATCATCCAGAAGTAGCCAAAATCTCTCGCTATGGCTGGGGAAGAGATTATCACAAAATTATGGAGAAAAAACTCAAAGCCTTAAATAATTGGTTGACAGCACAGCAAGAAGGAATCAAAACTCGTTATTATGCTGATACGGGACCAATCCAAGATAAAGTTTGGGCGCAAAGGGCTGGTATTGGTTGGATTGCTAAAAATGGAAATGTAATTACGCGAGATTACGGTAGTTGGGTATTTTTAGGGGAAATTTTAACTAATTTAGAATTAACTCCTGATCGCCCTCATACTCAACATTGCGGTACTTGTACTCGTTGTCTTGATGCTTGTCCAACTAAGGCAATTACCAAACCTTTTGTGGTCGATGCTAATCGTTGTATCGCCTATCATACCATTGAAAACCGAGCCGAACAATTACCAGATGCGATCGCAGCTAATTTGCAAGGATGGGTAGCTGGATGTGATATTTGTCAAGATGTTTGCCCTTGGAATCAACGTTTTGCTCAAGAAACAGACGTTGAAGATTTTCAGCCCTATCCTGAGAATCTTAACCCGAAATTAACTGAATTAGCCGAAATTTCTGAACCTGAGTGGAATCGTCGTTTTCGGGCTTCAGCTTTAAGAAGAATTAAGTTACCGATGTTACAACGTAATGCTCTAGCTAATTTAAAATCAAAAAAGGAATAG
- a CDS encoding hypothetical protein (conserved hypothetical protein), translated as MPTKDYQNDLLTRLANLKYAAEYLKAAFDETLADGNKAAFLLALKNVVDATGAMQTVANEAK; from the coding sequence ATGCCGACTAAAGATTATCAAAACGATTTACTCACACGACTAGCTAATCTTAAATATGCAGCAGAATATCTAAAAGCAGCATTTGATGAAACTCTTGCTGATGGAAACAAGGCAGCTTTTTTATTAGCTTTGAAAAATGTAGTTGATGCGACAGGTGCGATGCAAACAGTGGCAAATGAAGCTAAATGA
- a CDS encoding WD-40 repeat-containing protein codes for MQDNSSQTRLWFGGVKFSPDGQLMVSWGRINQTITLWQMPDGKHIANLTKHTRLIDGVKFSPDGQLLISWARDKDDIRLWQMPDGKHIANFPCKKYKKAYFSPDGRLLVSWSYDPLAWNWNIEIRLWQMPEGKHLNTLTADEEFWETIYDLTFSPDGRLVVGWSYKTSRLWQMPDGKFLANLTESTYDGQVDSSGATFSPNGQLLMNWKNNSISLWQMPDGKPLTILAGHTYLIEDAIFSPDGQLLVSWSWDTIRLWQMPSGQPIDTFNKYTDGVIDVVFSSDGRLLVSCGNDRMIKLWTSDLPRLGNLPVGRLSEQDREFIQKSLKNKEITQEERYWLEFMQELSNWHRRFDVEVEDAPQLINAGEFDIKIEG; via the coding sequence TTGCAAGACAATTCCTCTCAAACACGATTATGGTTTGGGGGGGTAAAGTTCAGTCCCGATGGACAACTAATGGTTAGCTGGGGGCGTATAAATCAAACTATTACGCTGTGGCAAATGCCCGACGGTAAACACATCGCTAATCTCACAAAACATACTCGTCTAATTGATGGGGTAAAGTTCAGCCCTGATGGACAACTATTAATTAGCTGGGCTCGAGATAAAGATGATATCAGACTGTGGCAAATGCCTGACGGTAAACACATCGCTAATTTTCCTTGTAAAAAATACAAAAAGGCATACTTTAGTCCCGACGGACGACTGTTAGTAAGTTGGAGTTATGATCCCCTAGCCTGGAATTGGAACATAGAGATAAGGCTGTGGCAGATGCCAGAGGGTAAGCATCTCAACACTTTAACCGCAGATGAAGAGTTTTGGGAAACAATTTACGATCTAACTTTTAGTCCCGACGGACGATTAGTGGTTGGTTGGAGTTACAAAACGAGCAGACTGTGGCAAATGCCCGATGGCAAATTTTTAGCCAATCTTACTGAATCCACGTATGATGGTCAAGTTGATTCTTCTGGTGCAACTTTTAGTCCCAATGGACAACTACTAATGAACTGGAAAAACAACAGCATTAGTTTATGGCAGATGCCAGATGGCAAACCCCTGACTATTCTCGCTGGACATACCTATTTAATTGAAGATGCCATTTTTAGTCCTGATGGGCAATTACTGGTTAGTTGGAGTTGGGACACGATCAGACTGTGGCAAATGCCCAGTGGTCAGCCTATTGATACTTTCAATAAATACACTGATGGGGTTATAGACGTAGTTTTTAGTTCTGATGGACGACTGCTAGTTAGCTGTGGTAATGACAGAATGATTAAGCTGTGGACATCAGATTTACCTCGGCTCGGTAATCTACCTGTTGGACGGCTAAGTGAACAAGATAGAGAATTTATCCAAAAATCATTAAAAAACAAAGAAATTACTCAAGAAGAACGATACTGGCTGGAATTTATGCAGGAATTGAGTAATTGGCATCGTCGATTTGATGTGGAAGTAGAAGATGCACCTCAACTAATTAACGCTGGCGAGTTTGATATTAAGATTGAAGGGTAA
- a CDS encoding DnaK family protein, with translation MPGRLAIDFGTSNTVVALWDETQQTGIPFHLPDYGYFYQQDNEKISVIPSQIHYASDNRRWFGYQVEQQNLLKSDRTFRWMKRYISNRSPVQRKLDGKQISHFDAGKDFLSTVLLFAATELNIGDEEVAFTVPVEAFEHYENWLADVAETAGIRRFRLIDEPSAAALGYGAHIQPGDVYLIFDFGGGTLDVAVVLIEESEQSQVGRRCRVLGKAGLDLGGATLDQWLFQDVLKQMGRDDLDEEVRQLSRALLVECERAKVRLSTHERADVTVMNPNTGAVLSADFSRSKFEDLLDENEAFNQIDTTIRRALNSARERGYQEDDIKAVLLVGGSSQIPSIQRTVRRIFGKERVMLNRPLDAVARGAAAFVAGVDFYDHIQHDYAIRFLNREKGDYDYRILVKRGTPYPTAETLARLTVKASYDGQTQLGLAIFEMGESRRHSNSAPMELVFDPSGAARLSAVTPEEEDNRDRFWMNESSPTFLNAQPPATQGESRFQVEFSIDGNKRLLMTSRDLKTQKYTHRDYPVVKLT, from the coding sequence ATGCCAGGAAGATTAGCCATTGATTTTGGTACGTCCAATACAGTCGTTGCCCTATGGGATGAAACTCAACAGACGGGGATTCCCTTTCACTTACCCGATTACGGTTATTTCTATCAACAGGATAACGAAAAAATCTCCGTCATTCCTTCCCAAATTCACTACGCCAGCGACAACAGAAGATGGTTCGGTTATCAAGTCGAACAACAAAACCTGCTCAAAAGCGATCGCACTTTTCGTTGGATGAAACGCTACATCTCCAACCGCAGTCCCGTACAGAGAAAACTCGATGGTAAACAAATCTCTCACTTTGACGCAGGAAAAGATTTTTTATCTACTGTGTTGCTATTTGCAGCCACGGAATTAAATATCGGTGATGAAGAAGTTGCCTTTACTGTCCCTGTTGAAGCCTTTGAACATTACGAAAACTGGCTAGCGGATGTTGCCGAAACTGCTGGCATCAGACGCTTCCGTTTAATCGACGAACCCTCGGCTGCTGCTTTGGGTTATGGGGCGCACATTCAACCAGGAGATGTCTATCTGATCTTTGATTTTGGTGGCGGTACATTGGATGTAGCCGTAGTACTAATCGAAGAATCGGAACAATCCCAAGTCGGTCGTCGCTGTCGGGTATTGGGTAAAGCTGGTTTAGACCTCGGTGGTGCTACTTTGGATCAGTGGTTATTTCAAGACGTACTCAAACAAATGGGACGAGACGACCTCGATGAAGAAGTGCGTCAACTCAGTCGGGCTTTATTAGTAGAATGCGAACGAGCCAAGGTCAGATTATCTACCCACGAACGGGCTGATGTTACGGTAATGAATCCCAATACAGGTGCAGTCTTATCAGCAGACTTTAGCCGTAGTAAATTTGAAGATTTACTCGATGAAAACGAAGCCTTCAATCAAATAGATACAACTATCCGTCGCGCTCTTAATTCTGCCCGCGAACGGGGTTATCAGGAAGATGATATTAAAGCCGTCTTACTAGTAGGTGGCAGTAGTCAAATTCCCTCCATCCAGCGTACAGTCAGACGTATCTTTGGCAAAGAAAGAGTAATGCTCAACCGTCCCCTAGATGCTGTAGCCAGAGGTGCAGCAGCATTTGTAGCAGGGGTAGATTTTTACGACCACATCCAACACGATTACGCCATTCGCTTCCTCAACCGTGAAAAAGGAGACTACGATTACCGAATTTTAGTCAAGCGAGGTACACCCTACCCTACCGCCGAAACCCTAGCACGACTAACAGTAAAAGCTTCCTACGATGGACAAACTCAGTTAGGTTTAGCCATCTTTGAAATGGGGGAAAGTAGACGACACAGTAACAGCGCACCAATGGAGTTAGTTTTCGACCCTTCTGGGGCAGCCAGACTATCTGCCGTTACTCCCGAAGAAGAAGACAATCGCGATCGCTTTTGGATGAATGAAAGCAGTCCCACCTTTCTCAATGCCCAACCTCCAGCAACTCAAGGGGAATCCAGATTTCAAGTGGAGTTTTCCATCGACGGTAACAAACGATTGCTAATGACTTCCCGCGACTTAAAAACCCAGAAATACACCCATCGCGACTATCCAGTCGTCAAATTAACTTAG
- a CDS encoding hypothetical protein (protein of unknown function DUF559), translating to MKELRGKRDNIVKNKDRIRGTTPEIEQAAQKLRRNLTPAEARLWSELRNKQLDGLRFRCQHPVGSFILDFYCPSCKLVVEVDGEVHACQAEYDDARTAKLAEYGYKVLRFSNEQVINDLPTVLAEIRRVAFALL from the coding sequence ATGAAAGAGCTAAGAGGCAAAAGGGATAATATAGTGAAAAATAAGGATAGAATTCGCGGTACAACTCCAGAAATAGAACAAGCTGCCCAAAAATTAAGAAGAAATCTGACCCCAGCAGAAGCTCGTTTGTGGTCGGAACTGCGAAATAAACAACTCGATGGATTACGTTTTCGCTGTCAGCATCCTGTAGGAAGTTTTATTTTAGATTTTTATTGCCCTTCTTGTAAGTTAGTTGTGGAAGTTGATGGAGAAGTTCACGCTTGTCAGGCTGAATACGACGATGCTAGAACAGCAAAATTAGCAGAATATGGTTATAAAGTTCTGAGATTTAGCAATGAACAGGTGATCAATGATTTACCAACAGTTTTAGCAGAGATTAGGCGTGTTGCTTTTGCGCTTCTCTAG
- a CDS encoding phosphoglycolate phosphatase: MNGKLVFFDFDGTIADSYQAIVQISNQLASEFGYKPISDQEIASLKNLSSREVVQKSEISIFKIPFLIKRLQKELKKEIINLEPIHGIDLVLRQLKQHDYQLGIITSNAKENVVAFLEKHQLNNIFDFIYSGTTIFGKHRIINNIIKQHQIEPNQLIYVGDETRDIRAAKRSKVIAIAVTWGFNSTEILAHYQPDFLVTTPVELLSAIVEATTSCQEQNPEQRIVK; the protein is encoded by the coding sequence ATGAATGGCAAATTAGTGTTCTTTGATTTTGATGGCACAATAGCTGATAGTTATCAAGCGATTGTTCAGATTAGTAATCAGTTAGCTTCAGAGTTTGGTTATAAGCCAATTAGTGACCAAGAAATTGCCTCGTTAAAAAATTTAAGCTCACGAGAAGTTGTTCAAAAATCAGAAATTTCTATTTTTAAAATTCCTTTTTTAATTAAAAGATTGCAAAAAGAATTAAAGAAGGAAATTATAAATTTAGAACCAATTCACGGTATTGATTTGGTACTACGCCAATTAAAACAACATGATTACCAACTAGGTATTATCACTTCTAATGCCAAAGAAAATGTAGTAGCTTTCCTAGAAAAACATCAATTAAATAATATCTTTGATTTTATTTATTCAGGAACAACTATTTTTGGGAAACACCGCATTATTAACAATATTATTAAACAACATCAAATTGAGCCAAATCAACTTATATATGTAGGTGATGAAACTAGAGATATTAGAGCAGCAAAAAGAAGTAAGGTAATAGCGATCGCAGTTACGTGGGGATTTAATTCGACTGAAATTTTAGCTCACTATCAACCAGACTTTTTAGTTACTACACCAGTAGAATTATTAAGTGCGATCGTTGAAGCAACAACTTCTTGCCAAGAGCAAAATCCAGAACAACGCATTGTTAAGTAA
- a CDS encoding putative XRE family transcriptional regulator, whose translation MTEEIKVQESSSNVFADLELPNSDEMLVKAELASKIGEIIEVRNLTQMDAAEILGVDQPKVSALISGKLAGFSTERLFRFLNALGSDVEIVVKPKPESRTAAITTVIEN comes from the coding sequence ATGACTGAAGAAATCAAAGTACAAGAAAGTAGTAGTAATGTCTTTGCCGATTTGGAATTACCAAATTCAGATGAGATGTTGGTTAAAGCAGAATTAGCCAGTAAAATCGGCGAAATTATTGAAGTAAGAAATCTAACTCAAATGGATGCAGCAGAAATATTGGGTGTAGATCAGCCTAAAGTATCTGCTTTGATTAGCGGTAAGCTAGCAGGTTTTTCTACAGAAAGGTTATTCAGATTCTTAAATGCTTTAGGTAGTGATGTAGAAATTGTGGTTAAACCCAAACCAGAGTCTCGGACAGCAGCTATAACTACTGTAATTGAGAATTGA
- a CDS encoding water-soluble carotenoid protein → MINSSLQIAGITKPAIFDYFNTINQEEFIETANLFTENGVLFAPFESPLEGREAIASYLAKEAKGMKLEPQHVISENLADNEENFELIKVTGKVHTSLFSVNVRWEFTINSNQQLEAVKIKLLASPQELLKYSVKTN, encoded by the coding sequence ATGATTAACTCTAGTTTACAAATTGCAGGAATTACTAAACCAGCTATTTTCGATTATTTTAACACGATTAATCAAGAAGAATTTATTGAAACTGCTAATTTATTTACTGAAAACGGGGTTTTGTTTGCTCCTTTTGAATCTCCTCTAGAAGGACGAGAAGCGATCGCATCATATTTAGCAAAAGAAGCTAAAGGAATGAAATTAGAACCTCAGCACGTAATTAGCGAAAATTTGGCAGATAATGAAGAGAATTTTGAATTAATTAAGGTTACAGGTAAAGTACACACATCTTTATTTAGTGTTAATGTGCGCTGGGAATTTACGATTAATTCTAATCAGCAACTTGAAGCAGTCAAAATCAAACTGCTTGCTTCTCCTCAAGAATTATTAAAATACAGTGTCAAAACTA
- a CDS encoding hypothetical protein (conserved hypothetical protein), producing the protein MESILSILLGLVLVLGAKGLKIDREYERGVIFRLGRYQTTKGPGIYWIVPLVDQKAKIDIRTKTVDIAPQETVTADSVTIKVNAVLYYRIIDPCKAINKVENYNIAVYQTAMTTLRNVVGQNILDDVLQNRDKINFKVQEIVDEITEPWGIEIERVEMKDVEIPQSMQRAMAKEAEAVREKRARLIKATAEQEASQKLSEASQKISENPLALELRRLQMLTEIGAENNTTTLIMMPSDVITLAKEWTNTLQTKRQATEIENLEEKS; encoded by the coding sequence ATGGAATCGATTTTAAGTATTTTGTTAGGCTTAGTATTAGTATTAGGAGCTAAAGGATTAAAAATAGATCGAGAATATGAGAGAGGTGTAATCTTTCGCTTAGGACGTTATCAAACTACTAAAGGGCCAGGAATATATTGGATTGTACCTTTGGTAGATCAAAAAGCTAAGATTGATATTCGTACCAAAACTGTAGATATTGCCCCTCAAGAAACTGTTACTGCCGATAGTGTAACGATTAAAGTAAATGCTGTCCTTTACTATCGTATTATCGATCCTTGTAAAGCAATCAACAAAGTAGAAAACTACAATATAGCAGTCTATCAAACTGCAATGACAACTCTCCGCAATGTGGTAGGACAAAATATTCTCGATGATGTGCTGCAAAACCGAGACAAAATTAATTTTAAAGTCCAAGAAATTGTCGATGAAATAACTGAACCTTGGGGAATAGAAATCGAAAGAGTAGAGATGAAAGATGTAGAAATTCCCCAATCTATGCAAAGAGCAATGGCGAAAGAAGCAGAAGCTGTAAGAGAAAAACGCGCCCGTTTAATTAAAGCAACAGCAGAACAAGAAGCATCCCAGAAACTTTCTGAAGCATCTCAAAAAATTTCTGAAAATCCCCTTGCTTTAGAATTGCGACGCTTACAAATGCTCACTGAAATTGGTGCAGAAAATAACACCACTACTTTGATTATGATGCCATCCGATGTGATTACTTTAGCTAAGGAATGGACAAATACACTTCAAACTAAAAGGCAAGCAACTGAAATAGAAAATCTAGAAGAAAAAAGTTAA
- the ycf35 gene encoding hypothetical protein YCF35, with protein sequence MSHFTSIKTQIVEKEYLKQALSDLGHAYQEGNVQIRGYQGIQTPVAIKIPTKNSGYEIGFRQLDNAYEIVADWWGIRDIKQDQFLQQVSQLYAYHAAKAKLEEQGFSLASEETQEGDRLHLVLRRVV encoded by the coding sequence ATGTCTCACTTTACTAGCATCAAAACCCAAATAGTCGAGAAAGAATATCTCAAACAAGCACTATCCGATCTCGGTCATGCCTATCAAGAAGGCAATGTCCAAATTCGCGGTTATCAAGGTATTCAAACACCTGTAGCCATTAAAATCCCTACCAAAAACTCAGGTTATGAGATTGGCTTTCGCCAGTTAGATAATGCCTATGAAATCGTCGCCGACTGGTGGGGTATTCGAGACATCAAGCAAGACCAGTTTTTACAACAGGTTTCTCAACTTTATGCCTATCATGCAGCCAAAGCCAAATTAGAAGAACAGGGATTTTCTTTAGCCAGTGAAGAAACCCAAGAAGGCGATCGCCTTCATTTAGTGTTACGACGTGTAGTATAG